The following proteins are encoded in a genomic region of Amycolatopsis sulphurea:
- a CDS encoding transposase, producing the protein MYHTTGLTIEQITDLCGLVDMDTTAEQRRWPPILGLFNSAVITLTYMRCNRVQAELAEAYEVSQPTISRAITGMTPLIERVLRKFVPTADELDDQTQYIVDGTLLPCWSWADRPELYSGKHKTTGMNVQIACTLDGRLAWISDPIEGRRHDTYCLKESGALLTLNPDNWMGDKGYVGNYMLTPIKKPKHRKLLDWEKEFNTQINKIRYVIEQTIANVKTWRILHADYRRPIETFAETISTVIALHFYAAA; encoded by the coding sequence ATGTATCATACCACTGGACTTACCATCGAGCAGATCACCGACCTGTGCGGGTTGGTCGACATGGATACCACAGCTGAGCAGCGTAGGTGGCCACCGATTCTGGGCCTGTTCAACTCGGCGGTGATCACGCTGACATACATGCGATGCAATCGGGTTCAGGCCGAACTGGCGGAAGCGTACGAGGTATCTCAACCGACAATCAGTCGTGCGATCACCGGAATGACGCCGCTGATAGAACGTGTTCTCAGGAAGTTCGTGCCGACGGCGGACGAATTGGACGACCAGACGCAGTACATCGTGGACGGAACCCTGCTGCCGTGCTGGTCATGGGCCGATCGCCCGGAGCTGTACTCCGGCAAGCACAAGACGACCGGCATGAACGTACAGATCGCTTGCACCCTTGACGGACGACTCGCGTGGATCTCCGATCCCATCGAAGGACGCCGGCACGACACGTACTGCCTGAAGGAATCCGGGGCGCTTCTGACTCTGAATCCGGATAACTGGATGGGCGACAAAGGATACGTGGGAAATTATATGCTCACCCCGATCAAGAAGCCGAAGCACCGCAAGCTCTTGGACTGGGAGAAGGAATTCAACACCCAGATCAACAAGATTCGCTACGTCATCGAGCAGACCATCGCCAACGTCAAAACCTGGAGGATCCTGCACGCCGACTACCGACGGCCCATTGAGACCTTCGCGGAAACCATCTCAACGGTAATCGCTCTGCACTTCTATGCGGCTGCCTGA
- a CDS encoding very short patch repair endonuclease has translation MAGDSARERAHARGLYPAPASEGRSRNMRANRRADTKPEVALRRELHRLGYRYRKDLPLVLDSGVRVRPDIVFTARRIAVFVDGCFWHVCPDHGRQPTSNEWYWTPKLKRNIARDQLVTTALADAGWHVVRIWEHVPLPDAIAAVTSAMD, from the coding sequence ATGGCTGGAGACAGTGCGCGCGAGCGGGCGCACGCGCGCGGGCTCTACCCAGCGCCGGCGAGCGAGGGACGGTCGCGCAACATGCGCGCGAACCGCCGCGCAGATACCAAGCCTGAAGTTGCGCTGCGCCGTGAGCTGCATCGCCTGGGCTACCGGTACCGGAAGGATTTGCCTCTCGTCCTGGACAGCGGGGTACGGGTCCGGCCGGACATCGTCTTCACCGCCCGGCGGATTGCGGTGTTCGTGGATGGCTGCTTCTGGCACGTTTGCCCTGACCACGGAAGACAGCCGACGAGCAACGAGTGGTACTGGACGCCGAAGCTCAAGCGAAACATAGCTCGCGATCAGCTTGTTACCACTGCACTGGCGGATGCTGGATGGCACGTTGTGCGCATCTGGGAGCATGTTCCGCTGCCGGATGCCATAGCGGCGGTTACCAGCGCGATGGACTAG
- a CDS encoding TetR/AcrR family transcriptional regulator, with the protein MSDEAPPPPERARRLPRAVRERQILDAAVQVFARHGYHAASMDEISEVAGVSKPMIYTYLGAKEDLFGKCVQREANRLLEAVQAGVQPELPPDMQLWHGLRSFYRFVGEYRESWTVLHRQALTVGGTFAAEITDMRMRAIELVAALVVAAGTRKGLGEQAEFSGTGLSAALVGAAESLADWALDHPEISDGVLASWLMNLVWLGFNDLVEGQVWKPSDA; encoded by the coding sequence GTGTCCGACGAAGCCCCGCCCCCACCCGAGCGCGCCCGCCGGCTGCCCCGCGCGGTCCGCGAGCGGCAGATCCTGGACGCCGCGGTGCAGGTGTTCGCCCGCCACGGCTACCACGCGGCCTCGATGGACGAGATCTCCGAGGTCGCAGGGGTCTCCAAGCCGATGATCTACACCTATTTGGGCGCCAAGGAGGACCTGTTCGGCAAGTGCGTCCAGCGCGAGGCGAACCGCCTGCTGGAGGCCGTCCAGGCCGGCGTGCAACCCGAACTGCCGCCGGACATGCAGCTGTGGCACGGCCTGCGTTCCTTCTACCGCTTCGTCGGCGAGTACCGCGAATCCTGGACGGTGTTGCACCGCCAGGCCCTCACCGTCGGCGGCACGTTCGCCGCCGAGATCACCGACATGCGCATGCGTGCGATCGAGCTGGTCGCCGCGCTGGTCGTGGCTGCGGGCACGCGGAAAGGGCTCGGCGAGCAGGCGGAGTTCTCCGGGACCGGCCTGTCCGCGGCGCTGGTGGGCGCGGCGGAATCGCTGGCCGACTGGGCGCTGGACCACCCGGAGATCTCCGACGGCGTGCTCGCTTCGTGGCTGATGAATCTCGTCTGGCTCGGGTTCAACGACCTCGTCGAAGGACAGGTCTGGAAGCCGTCAGACGCCTGA
- a CDS encoding NaeI family type II restriction endonuclease, with product MTETTSSGQQGLWQEGSAPSADAQLDEVAAEIFKLDPDGHRFAKAIRTSIDLLLDGQHTGRYRWEDLHKTEKTHAGTLIEINIQREFNFSDGVKMDYSINGVDVDCKFSQSMNGWMIPPEAEGHLLLVVWASDRESKWCAGLVRAEAGCLNMKGKGNRDGKRSLNIFGRRQIRWLFRDAQLKENLLVNLPQDDLSAIFSFTKSGQARVNELFRRSLGRVVTRNVVATVAMQDDYMKRVRGNGGARTSLKKEGILILGDYARHVSVARKLHIAEPGPGEFVSVKVRPLRADDDRAPRVILDGQTWVVASPDELASVPAPVLPSVKSQ from the coding sequence GTGACAGAGACTACTTCGAGCGGCCAGCAAGGTCTATGGCAGGAGGGCTCAGCTCCCAGCGCGGATGCGCAACTCGACGAGGTCGCTGCTGAGATCTTTAAACTGGACCCCGATGGCCATCGTTTCGCAAAGGCTATCCGCACCAGTATTGATTTGCTTCTCGATGGTCAGCACACCGGCCGTTATCGCTGGGAGGACCTGCATAAGACAGAAAAGACACACGCTGGAACTTTGATTGAAATAAATATCCAGCGAGAATTCAATTTTTCAGACGGTGTGAAAATGGATTATTCCATTAATGGTGTCGATGTCGACTGCAAGTTTTCGCAGTCCATGAATGGATGGATGATCCCGCCCGAGGCCGAGGGGCACCTGCTGCTGGTTGTGTGGGCGAGTGATCGGGAGTCGAAGTGGTGTGCCGGGCTGGTTCGTGCCGAAGCGGGGTGCCTGAACATGAAAGGCAAAGGAAACCGTGACGGAAAGCGATCGCTGAATATTTTTGGCCGACGGCAGATCCGCTGGCTCTTCCGGGACGCTCAGCTCAAAGAGAACCTCCTGGTGAACCTGCCGCAGGACGACCTTAGTGCGATTTTCTCGTTCACAAAGTCCGGTCAAGCGCGAGTAAACGAACTATTTCGCCGTTCCTTGGGGCGGGTGGTCACCCGGAATGTTGTAGCTACCGTTGCCATGCAGGATGACTATATGAAGCGAGTGCGAGGAAACGGCGGCGCCCGCACTAGTCTTAAAAAAGAAGGAATCCTCATCCTGGGGGACTATGCCCGGCATGTTTCCGTAGCCAGGAAGCTGCACATTGCCGAGCCAGGTCCGGGCGAGTTCGTTAGTGTAAAGGTTCGCCCCTTGCGTGCTGATGATGACCGGGCTCCCCGCGTTATACTTGACGGGCAAACCTGGGTCGTTGCGTCACCAGATGAACTGGCGTCTGTTCCGGCTCCAGTTCTGCCGAGTGTAAAGTCACAATAG
- a CDS encoding FxsA family protein has product MAVVFLLYVIAEFAAIWAVGSVVGVLGTIGLLIAGAVVGSWLARREGGKAMRAFTATAQSGRNPEKELTDGMLVAVGGVLIMIPGFVSDVLGLFFLLPPTRAVARRLWLRRAEKRAIRYANQHRGPVMVVDSEVVSEQPRPAREAAHPVIEGRIVEG; this is encoded by the coding sequence ATGGCTGTCGTGTTCCTGCTCTACGTCATCGCCGAGTTCGCCGCGATCTGGGCGGTCGGCTCAGTCGTCGGCGTGCTCGGCACGATCGGCCTGCTCATCGCAGGCGCCGTCGTGGGCTCCTGGCTCGCCCGCCGGGAAGGCGGCAAGGCCATGCGCGCCTTCACCGCCACCGCGCAGTCCGGCCGCAACCCGGAAAAGGAACTGACAGACGGCATGCTTGTCGCCGTCGGCGGCGTCCTGATCATGATCCCGGGCTTCGTCTCGGACGTGCTCGGCCTGTTCTTCCTGCTGCCCCCGACCCGCGCCGTGGCCCGCCGCCTCTGGCTCCGCCGCGCCGAAAAGCGCGCGATCCGCTACGCCAACCAGCACCGCGGACCGGTGATGGTCGTGGACAGCGAGGTCGTGTCGGAGCAGCCCCGGCCGGCCCGGGAGGCGGCGCATCCGGTGATCGAGGGGCGGATCGTCGAGGGTTAA
- a CDS encoding transposase codes for MGLYRAVALTLVYVRQNLNQAAVGDLFDVSQSTVSRVHRAMLPLIGQALCLHIPDLKEAIRGRLALVDGTDVPTGNRAGHEDNYSGKRRRSGLNIQIAADTDGHLLGISAPLPGSMHDRRAFTESDWEDLLADTPVIADPAYQGTHAITPRKKPKGGELSTSDKANNKTISSIRSAVERCIAHLKNWKMLATGYRGRLAELPNIIRIITALEFYRLGW; via the coding sequence GTGGGACTGTATCGCGCTGTCGCGCTCACTTTGGTGTACGTCCGGCAAAATCTGAATCAGGCTGCGGTGGGCGATCTATTCGACGTCAGCCAGTCGACCGTATCGAGAGTGCATCGAGCCATGCTTCCCCTGATCGGACAGGCTCTGTGTTTGCACATTCCAGACCTCAAAGAAGCCATTCGCGGGCGGCTTGCCCTGGTAGATGGCACTGACGTCCCAACCGGCAACCGCGCTGGTCACGAGGACAACTACTCGGGCAAACGCCGCCGATCCGGGCTGAATATCCAGATTGCCGCCGACACGGACGGTCACCTCTTGGGAATATCCGCACCCCTGCCAGGATCCATGCACGATCGCAGGGCGTTCACCGAGTCCGACTGGGAAGACCTTCTTGCGGATACCCCTGTTATCGCCGACCCCGCCTATCAGGGAACTCACGCCATCACACCGCGCAAGAAGCCAAAAGGTGGGGAACTGTCAACCAGCGACAAAGCCAACAACAAGACCATCTCCTCGATACGATCAGCCGTCGAACGATGCATCGCCCACCTGAAGAATTGGAAGATGCTCGCCACCGGGTACCGAGGCCGACTCGCCGAGCTTCCCAACATCATCCGTATCATCACGGCGCTCGAATTCTACCGACTCGGCTGGTAA
- a CDS encoding SCP2 sterol-binding domain-containing protein has protein sequence MADDAEPTGPSLRGPALLDALDQADIADPGVTDVNAVADAIDPRELGREDLRRLLATLLRLAERAPAFALAKVDPERLATLVARASRAQLEAVVADRGLRLKVLDEIFARMGAHIRVDRARSLHAVVHWRLSGEDGYDRYETTISQGACTVSRQMRKEPRVTITVSPVDFFRLITHQATPAVLFVTGKLKVKGDLAFAAGLIGYFDLPRPA, from the coding sequence ATGGCCGACGATGCCGAGCCGACCGGCCCCAGCCTGCGCGGGCCGGCGCTGCTCGACGCCCTGGATCAGGCGGATATCGCCGACCCCGGCGTGACCGACGTGAATGCGGTCGCCGACGCGATCGATCCCCGTGAGCTGGGCCGGGAAGACCTCCGCAGACTGCTCGCCACGCTGCTGAGACTCGCCGAGCGGGCACCGGCTTTCGCGTTGGCGAAGGTCGACCCGGAGCGGCTGGCCACCCTGGTCGCGCGCGCGTCGCGGGCGCAACTGGAAGCGGTGGTCGCCGACCGTGGCCTGCGCCTGAAGGTGCTGGACGAGATCTTTGCCCGGATGGGCGCGCACATCCGAGTCGATCGGGCAAGATCGCTACACGCCGTCGTCCACTGGCGCCTTTCCGGCGAAGACGGCTATGACCGCTACGAAACCACGATCTCGCAAGGCGCCTGCACCGTGTCCCGGCAGATGCGCAAAGAGCCGCGGGTGACGATCACCGTCTCGCCAGTGGACTTCTTCCGGCTCATCACTCACCAGGCGACGCCGGCGGTGTTGTTCGTGACCGGAAAGCTCAAGGTAAAAGGCGATCTGGCCTTCGCCGCCGGTCTGATCGGCTACTTCGACCTGCCCCGCCCGGCGTAG
- a CDS encoding DNA cytosine methyltransferase: MSETFEVIEICAGAGGQALGLEKAGFKHRLAIELDHNACATLRANLPSEVVIEGDVADPDVWRPADHGPDGEFGHRELALLAGGVPCPPFTIAGKQLGATDERDLFAWAVQQVDVIRPRAVMLENVRGLSMPRFAGYRQHVLDQLTEFGYVAEWRLLHAAGFGVPQLRPRFVLVALQQEYADYFTWPEESEDEVTVADAIGDLLGKHGWKGLEEWKKKAAKIAPTIVGGSKKHGGADLGPTRAKRAWAELGVDAMGLANDAPQRDDVFEGKPGPKLTNEMVARIQGWSGEFENWVFTGRKTSNYRQIGNAFPPPMARGIGDAIMRALMKEGSASDRKVSQEHDPVYRVLREANGFVSSKALIKEAGLEISIPELKKRIDMLRRDFHIITEKQGSTLKYKLVAFKAFVGQGDHGRHEFFQKNRSKVS; the protein is encoded by the coding sequence GTGAGTGAGACCTTCGAGGTCATCGAGATCTGCGCTGGAGCTGGAGGACAAGCGCTCGGCCTGGAGAAAGCTGGATTTAAGCACAGGCTAGCCATCGAGCTTGATCACAATGCGTGCGCAACCTTGCGGGCGAACCTGCCCAGCGAAGTAGTCATCGAGGGAGACGTCGCCGACCCAGATGTATGGCGTCCAGCCGACCACGGCCCAGACGGCGAGTTTGGCCACCGTGAACTGGCGCTACTCGCGGGTGGTGTCCCATGCCCTCCGTTCACCATCGCCGGGAAGCAGCTTGGCGCGACCGATGAACGCGATCTGTTCGCCTGGGCGGTCCAGCAAGTCGATGTGATCCGGCCTCGTGCCGTAATGCTGGAGAATGTCCGGGGCTTGAGCATGCCACGATTCGCCGGATACCGGCAGCACGTGCTCGACCAGCTCACCGAATTCGGCTACGTGGCTGAATGGCGGCTGCTCCACGCGGCAGGCTTTGGAGTCCCGCAGTTGCGGCCGCGATTCGTTCTGGTTGCACTCCAGCAAGAATACGCGGACTACTTCACCTGGCCGGAAGAATCAGAAGACGAGGTCACGGTCGCCGATGCCATCGGCGACTTGCTGGGGAAGCATGGCTGGAAAGGACTTGAAGAATGGAAGAAAAAAGCAGCTAAGATCGCTCCAACCATCGTGGGAGGGTCCAAGAAGCACGGCGGCGCCGACCTCGGCCCAACTCGCGCAAAGCGGGCCTGGGCCGAACTGGGCGTAGACGCCATGGGCCTCGCCAACGACGCGCCCCAGCGCGACGATGTATTCGAAGGAAAGCCCGGTCCAAAGCTGACCAATGAAATGGTCGCCCGAATTCAAGGATGGTCCGGAGAGTTCGAGAACTGGGTCTTTACTGGGCGAAAGACATCGAACTACCGGCAAATTGGAAACGCGTTCCCGCCACCCATGGCTCGCGGAATTGGTGATGCCATTATGCGCGCGCTCATGAAGGAGGGTTCCGCAAGCGACCGGAAGGTCAGCCAGGAGCACGATCCTGTTTACCGAGTCTTGCGCGAAGCAAACGGCTTCGTCTCGTCCAAGGCACTCATCAAAGAAGCTGGCCTGGAGATCAGCATACCTGAGCTCAAGAAACGAATTGACATGCTTCGCCGGGACTTTCACATCATCACAGAGAAACAAGGGAGTACACTTAAGTACAAGCTTGTCGCCTTCAAGGCATTCGTTGGCCAAGGCGATCATGGGCGCCACGAGTTCTTCCAGAAGAACAGGTCAAAAGTGAGCTAG
- a CDS encoding MaoC/PaaZ C-terminal domain-containing protein, with translation MTVRELSSAPNLASLYAKALLSRGGGTTLPDIELVRPEVVVDPAHVAAYADVCGFRYSDELPATYPHMLVFGMQMSLMTEPGFPFPLLGLVHVENRITQRRPLRLGETFSARVRAANLRPHEKGRQLDLVSELRVGEETVWSAVSTYLRRGEGSSPAGPRAALTPPSPTGLWHIPGDIGRRYAEVSGDRNPIHLHPLTARMFGFPKAIAHGMWTKAHALASFEGRLPPAFSVEVRFKQPVLLPAKAAFTSWHTDDGWAFELWHARKPKPHLDGVISGV, from the coding sequence ATGACGGTCCGTGAGCTGAGCAGTGCGCCGAATCTGGCTTCGCTGTACGCGAAAGCGCTGCTGAGCCGTGGCGGCGGGACGACGCTGCCGGACATCGAGTTGGTGCGCCCCGAGGTCGTCGTGGACCCCGCGCACGTCGCGGCCTACGCCGACGTCTGCGGATTCCGCTACTCCGACGAGCTACCCGCGACGTATCCGCACATGCTCGTCTTCGGCATGCAGATGTCGTTGATGACCGAACCGGGTTTCCCGTTCCCGCTGCTCGGCTTGGTGCACGTGGAAAACCGGATCACCCAGCGTCGTCCGCTGCGCCTCGGCGAGACGTTCAGTGCCCGGGTGCGCGCGGCGAACCTGCGGCCGCACGAGAAGGGCCGGCAGCTCGACCTCGTGAGCGAGCTGCGCGTCGGTGAGGAAACCGTGTGGTCAGCGGTGTCGACTTATCTACGTCGCGGCGAGGGCTCCTCGCCGGCCGGTCCTCGCGCGGCCCTGACACCTCCGTCGCCCACCGGACTGTGGCATATCCCGGGCGACATCGGCCGCCGCTACGCCGAGGTTTCGGGCGACCGCAACCCGATCCACCTGCACCCGCTGACCGCCCGCATGTTCGGCTTCCCGAAGGCGATCGCGCACGGCATGTGGACGAAGGCCCATGCGCTGGCCTCGTTCGAAGGCCGGCTGCCGCCCGCGTTCAGCGTCGAGGTGCGGTTCAAACAACCGGTGCTGCTCCCCGCGAAGGCCGCGTTCACCAGCTGGCACACCGACGACGGCTGGGCCTTCGAACTGTGGCACGCCCGCAAGCCGAAGCCGCATCTCGACGGCGTGATCTCAGGCGTCTGA
- a CDS encoding PIN-like domain-containing protein encodes MNDPVLFERFEAWLEPSPSVEDVDRAEFFSNGTIILDTNVLLSLYEYTESSRVEVLSALELAKGRLWMPYQVGLEFVRGRRRTLKDRKRALSNASSELNKKMMAARQAIFEARKIVSDQVEKYSRAPREVAVLRELASEAAVDESLAPYRDEFKRCLNTLKKEHGLALDSADADAQDPILVQVAQLYGAAVGMQPDDDTLRKRVDYATEFRFPNKIPPGFGDLGKGTPISDAGDFLLWEEMIHYERYSGDLITLKIGQRPQSSKIVFLPENTTYRRGRCVISLLQGLLPTRSRSLSHGSGRSFNVMRSKRGLRSWDCIALSRSLWCTSGKI; translated from the coding sequence ATGAACGACCCCGTACTGTTCGAGCGGTTCGAAGCATGGCTTGAGCCCTCGCCCTCAGTTGAGGATGTGGACCGTGCGGAGTTCTTCTCTAACGGGACTATTATCTTAGATACGAACGTGCTGCTTAGCTTGTATGAGTACACGGAGTCCTCGCGGGTGGAGGTCCTGTCGGCGCTGGAGCTGGCTAAGGGCCGGCTATGGATGCCGTACCAGGTTGGCCTCGAATTTGTCCGAGGCCGTCGACGTACGCTGAAGGATAGGAAGCGCGCGCTTTCGAATGCGAGTTCTGAACTCAATAAAAAGATGATGGCGGCCCGTCAGGCAATTTTTGAAGCACGGAAAATTGTGTCTGATCAGGTCGAAAAGTACTCCAGGGCCCCGCGCGAAGTAGCTGTGCTCAGGGAGCTGGCCTCAGAGGCGGCTGTCGACGAATCTTTGGCACCTTACCGGGATGAGTTCAAGCGTTGTCTCAACACGCTCAAGAAAGAGCATGGCCTTGCCTTGGACTCTGCGGATGCAGATGCACAGGACCCAATTCTTGTCCAGGTCGCGCAGCTCTACGGTGCGGCGGTCGGAATGCAGCCAGACGACGATACGCTGCGAAAGCGCGTTGACTACGCGACCGAATTTCGGTTCCCAAACAAAATACCTCCCGGGTTTGGTGATCTAGGAAAAGGAACTCCGATAAGCGACGCTGGTGACTTCCTGCTGTGGGAAGAAATGATTCACTATGAGCGTTATTCTGGCGACTTGATCACCCTCAAAATAGGGCAACGGCCCCAGTCGAGTAAGATCGTTTTCCTACCAGAGAACACGACTTACAGGCGGGGCCGTTGCGTTATCAGTCTACTACAGGGCTTGCTACCGACCAGATCGAGGAGCTTGTCGCACGGATCAGGCAGATCGTTCAATGTCATGAGAAGCAAGCGTGGCCTCCGATCGTGGGACTGTATCGCGCTGTCGCGCTCACTTTGGTGTACGTCCGGCAAAATCTGA